TGGGAGCACTTACCTTTGCTGTAGCATCATGTCAGCAGGTACGGGCGGAAGGGAAACCTTCCCTTTCTTCCGGCAGATAGAGTCTAGTGGGGGTCAGAGCCAGGGCAGGGGCTAAACAGAGGAATGGAAGTCCATAAATACCAGGGCACTGCAGAGGGCAAACAAGTGAGCACTCTTAGGGTCCATAAAGCTTCCTGGTGGGTGCGATAGCCGCGCTGGAAGTTAAAAATTAAGTAGAAGATTTGCAGTCAGACTAGATGGGCAGGGTGGGCCATGGTGTGTGGGCAAAAGCACTAGACAGGCAGGGTGGGCCATAGAGTATGGATAAATGCTAGACAGGAAGGATGAGCCATCCTGTATGGGCAAATGCACTAGACAGGCAGGGGTGGACCACAGGGTATGGATAAATGCACCCAGGGACAGCTCTAATGTTCTGACATCACTTAAGATTATAAACAGAAGAGGCCATCCATGGATGTAGATCAGTTATTAGAGCACTTACTTGGCaggcacagagccctgggtttgccCCTCAGCATTACATAAACCAGACCTGGTGATGATGACTATAATCTCACACTTAGGAGATGAAAGCAGATGAAAAGTTCGAGATCATCCAAGCTGTACTGTGAGTCCAAGGGCAGCCTGGTTTCCATGAGAGCCTATCTCAATTTAAGAAGTAGCCTGGGGATGCTGGGAGTGTTGCAGATCAGAGGTAACTAAGACAGACCCCAATCTTCTTAGCCTGTCCAGGCATCACTCCTACATCCATGTCACAGCATCAGTAGCTCAAACAGTCTCTCTGTTGTCACATGCTAAGGAATGCAACCTATCTCCACAGCAGACCACCAGGCTTGTCTCCACAGCAGACCACCAGACCTGGCCTCACAGCAGCCCACCAGGCCTGTCTCCACAGCAGACCACAGGCCTAGAAGTAAAAATTCTCCAAAAGGACTGTGGctgtgtggctcagttggtggagtgctctTCCAGCATGCAGGGTTTAACacccagaactaaaataatcccagcactcagaaagtagaaacagaaggatcaggtGACCCTAAGGCTAacttgggctatatgagaccctggctcagaaaacaaaaaacaagcaaaacaaagaaaaacaaaagcaaaacaaaaccaaacccgtTTCTTTTCTAAGAAGGCTGACTTTCAGCAGACTGAAGAAGTCCTCACGTTTTTGATCTGGGTATGGTGTTTTGGCTGGCACAAGGAACAACACTGTGTCCGGTTTGTTGTGAAATACAGTGAACCTGCTTGTGCATATGCACAAAATGGCTCATGGGGTCAGCAGAATTATGGAATGCttgacataattttatttaccTTCTCTCTGCTGCCTGAACAAAATTTCTTCATGAGACGAAAGGGCTGATCCCACTAAATGGTCATctacatcacacacacgcacacacacacacacacacacaccaatcaaaGAACATTTGATGACCTATTTAGGCCTAAGTTGCTTTAGggcttctctgctgctgtggaaACCAAGAGCCAAATGCCCTTCTGCCCACTGATGCACACTGACATTGTTTGGTATCTTGGTTCTGCTGCATGGAAAACACAAGGACCTTCTGAACTGTCAAGGTCAAGCAGGTCTTCCTCCTCGTGCTAATCCATTGTCTATTTGTTGCCCCAAGAACCACTTGTTCTGAGTTGAATCTGGCCGATGCCACCACTGTGCACACGATGGGCCATGTCTTACTGCGGTAAGGAGATGAGCCCTGCTGGGATGTTTTCCATTTGCAGAGCACTTAGGGATATGAAGCTACACTGTTCGATGCAGGCTTTTTGGCCACTCTACCTGATTGAACTTTGTAGGGACAAAGCATAGCTTCTGGTTCTGCACGGAGGTAACAAGTTTAGGGAAGGATGGCTGGCAATTTCTTGTGAACTGTTAGGAGAGAGACCTACAAAAACATTTATCCAGTGTAACCATCCTGCCAGACGCAAAGGTATTCTAAAGAAAGACACTGTGTCACACCCTTTGGCTACTGAAACAGCCTCAAAAAACTGAAATTTCCCCAGGGGTCTCAAGCTCTGGGGAGGACAAGGCTGAAGCCCAGAGCAGAGGAAGAACCTGCCTCCCAAGGAGAGATTTCACTCAGTTCTGACAACTTGTCAGACCTCATTGCTGGAAAGACTGGGGCTGAGACAATAATAGGTCAGCCATGGGCAGGCCCACACCTAGACAGGACTGCTTAGCTATGTACAACCCTTGCCCTCATGTCAAGATtctgaagatggagaagaaagtcTTGAATCATTTTGTTCCTCTTCCTAATGTGGCCACCATCAattatctcttttcttttatttttattattatttctctatttACTAATTGGTTTATTGAAGATTGGTGATTGATCCTAGCTTGTTAGGACTGCAAGGGTGCAGGCTCTGATCTAACAATTCCATGAACATGAAGACTTTAAAGAAGGAGCTCTTTGATTCTGTTAGTGTCCGTGCTTTCCCTGAATGGGAGTCCTTGGAAGACCTTCAGTTTTAATTCCCTCCCAAACATCCCCCATATTGGagactgtcttagagtttctatggctgtgaagacaTACCTTGTCCACAGCTattcttataaaggagaacatttaatttgggAGAGCTTACAGCTTCAGATATTTAGGCCATTATTATCCggtggggagcaaggcagcatgcaagcagacatggtactggagaggaagctgaaagttctacactttgatccacaggcaacaggaagtgaactgagtacCGCACTGAGAGAAGCCTGagcatgagacctcaaagcccgtccCCACAGAGGCCCACTTGCTCCAACAAAGTTACATCTATTCCAATAAGGCTACACCTCCTGATAGTACTATGCTCCCTATAGGCCGAGCATTCAAACACGTGAGTCTATGGGGACCACACCTATGTAAACCACCACAGGGACTCAGCAGCTTCTCATTTGCCCTCACAAGTCCAGATGGAGTTGCTATGTAACAGCTAGAAGCCTTTCAAGGAGCTGTCCAAGTGGTACCCTcaccacactcacacatgaaACCATCTGCCAGGATAGCACCTTCCGTGGTAGACTGGGTTCTCTTGCATCaatcataaatcaagaaaatgtccccacaggcatTCCCATGGGCCATGGAgacagttcctcagctgaggctccctcttctcacaCAACCCCAGCTTGAGTCAAGTCTTGTGAATATATGAGTCTCATTTACCCCAGGCTtgcccagaactcactgtgtatccaAGTATCCAAGATTGAACTTTTAATCTTCCTACCTCTCTcttccacatgctgggattacaagggtgGTGTCACTATAACCAACCTTGAAGGAGGGAAAGAGTAAAAGTCTTGGCAAATCCTGagctgtttaaaacattttttatgtattgacatatattgtattgatatatatattgtatatatttaccatattgcagtgtacatttctacctctgattaagatacttatatattgtttgtgtattgatatatatttaccatactgcaatgtatatttgtacattgtttatatttggaggtcattgtcctcatttgtttcacagtcgtttattgtcttagtctttaagttagatagatattgagaattatacagatcaatagtattctaagtttgtcatttataattagactaatcaggttctttagatacatagagattatactcagtatagatagataatcttcaacctcttcaaagagctgtagaaaatggcctttaatctaactcagagttttgtggtagtgagacacagttgctcctggcaacaccgctctattcccgagagaatgttgagcaccaaagacactccacctggagcctttcttcttggctgaactggcctttgggcaaagaaatgcccatacctcaaccactgacagagatacagagtatccatgaatgaaaaaaacaggactgtcatatcctgtcaagacagggtaagatagttttgataagtttcttgcttttgaaaatggtatgtcagttatgttaggccttagccaaagctggttgcttcaacgctgcaaacgtgaccttaggtgattgcccaggtagctagttgtctctgtgatttgttgcatgttttggaagttgtttgattgcacttcctaattactcaggtaacattatttcccttctcagatcttcgatggggttgaagactatataaatgtagttactttcctctcatgacttggccaagctatttattatataagacctaaggtagttagaataggatatttgtacttattgtatataatttcgtagtaagtttagaactctcttacttaaacaaaagggggaggtgttgtgggaggtccttccgctcctccagccaatagccgctgagataccagcccattggggcgtggtctttctctttaaaaaagcggccacttccctcctcactctctcttacttcctgctccacttccagcgactagactcccttcctgattgcgcagagggctgttgtctgggacagtgatctgtaagttttccccctttaaataaataaccattatattaatcataattccaaactagtgtgggattgtttgtgacttacaccttcacctTCACATCTGCTCCTCAGCTTCCTTCACCTGCCCTTCAGGGGTCCCTGAAGCATTGCTCAATGCTGATTCACTTactgaatatattaataaaacGATGAGAAAAGTGAACCTCAAATGCACAAATGCGTCAGCCACCTACTTAGCCAGAACTTCCTGGAGGAAAAGTCCTTCTGATGAGCGTTTTCAGACTTTGCTTACTCCCTATCAAAAACTACCTCCTCTTTGCCAATCCCACACATGTCATTTATACATGTGCAGAATCCCTGGATAATGGGTATGCtgaaaaaaatatagaataaataaactaGTTCCTGAATGtcacaaataaatgcaatagaATTAGACATTTCTAAAATCACTTGGTCTTGAAGAGTGAAATGGAGATGATAATAGAATGATAAATAGGCTTTTCACTTGAAGAAGTATAAGAGAAGGTGGGAAAACTCATTCAGTAGACAAGAGAAATTCAAGAAAGAGAGCCATGCCTGCATGGAGAATTGGCTTTGTTATTTCTGAGGCTTTGCCTTCTCACAGCCTCTTCCAAGAGCCTCCATTCAGCCTTTTCCTCTGGGCTTTCTGTTGAGGGGTGAATGTGGGTCTTTACAACTGGGGCAGTAACAGTGCATTACTATAAACAATGGTCTACTTGGCTTAGATACATATGGACTaaaattgtacacacacacacacacagccacactgaCTGCTGTAAGTCAGGTATAGAGGCCACCTGTTCTGGTTAGTTTTGTCACCTTAACACAAGATTTGGACATCTGTGGACAGGGAACCTCAACTGTGGAATGACCTCCATTAGATGGGTCTGGAAGCAAGTTCATGTGGCAGTTTTCATGATTAATGATTACCATGGAGGCCCAGTGCACTATGGGtggtgccagccctgggcaggcggtcctgggctgtatagaaaggcaggttgagcaagtcatgggaaacGAATCTATAAGTAGTACCTCTCtgtttcctgccctgacttccatgaTGCTGGGCTATGATGGGAACTTGTAAGTCAAACTCTTTCTTTACCCATGTTGGTTTTGGTCAATGCTGTATCACCACAACAGGAAGTAATGAGAACATCATCGGATAGAAGTGTCTATTCTAAAATGTAAACAAGGGAACGTAGCCTAAACTTCAAAGCTTGCTGCACAATTACTGTGAACTATATTTAAAGTATACATTTGACCCATGTACCTAAAGAAGTTTATATATTCAAGTTTACCTAAatcatgcttttttctttttagatgccTGGGAGTATTTAAAATACCACACTAGTTGGAATTGTTGTATATTTGGGCATAAGAGGCATTTACTGAGTGTCTGCCATGTGTTTAATCTGACATATGACACAGTTACACGGCCCAGTCTCACTCAGACCCTCCTAAGCCTTTGTGGCCTTGAAACCAGCTCGAAGAAAGCTGATTGCATACTCCCTGAGCACCCATGTAAGCATCCATCCCACATGCCTCATCACCCCATCTAGATCCTCCTCCCATCTTTCTAAACCCATCCAGAAATTGAGTATAACAGAACAGAGTGATAATGTATTCAGATTAGCATTTGTAGGTGGTCAAAACCAGGGGGTCCTGGGGGGCTGTGGATAATCATCGACTAATTCTTTGTAACAAGTTGACTTGCCCAGCCAGTCAGCCTTGAACATGAATATTTCTGAGCAAGAGTGTATAACTTTACTGCAGGAAGACAGTTGTACAGGAACAGCTCTTTAAAATGACTTTGATggacaggaaggagaaagtgagctatTCCTTACAGCAAAGCAAGAGTCTAACTGCAGAAAAGGCTGAGATCTGGAAAGCTCAGaattccacccacccacccatgtcTTCCAGAACTGTTAGCTTACCCAGTTCTCAAGATGGTGCCTGAATGATCTCAGTGACAACAAAGACTTATTCATTCTGGAAGTGTTCACAGATATGGGTCTTGGGGGTTCAGTGGCAAGCACACAGTGGGAACAATGTATCAGAAACAAATCCCAGGCAAAAAGAATACCACCTCCACCTCTACTTGGTACTGTCCCTGACTCCAGCTCCTGTAGGATTCTTCCTCATCTAACCAGTGTTTATTGACTCTACAGCGCCTCAGAATTTATGTATCCAGTctgtcctttatttaaaaaaaatctttctgccctctccccCTCGCGACAGAGTGCGCGAACGAGAGAGGAGGAGGGCGCTCTGGGCGACAGCGCTGCAGACGCCATTATCCTCTGTGCCTCCGCTGCACGGACGTCGCCGTCGTGCTCGCCTCCCGCTCGCCTGCGGCCCCTCACGTTGGTGTATCCATTTAATTCAAGAAAATGGAGACCGAGCAGCCAGAAGAAACCTTCCCCAACACTGAAACCAATGGTGAATTTGGTAAACGCCCTGCAGAAGATATGGAAGAGGAGCAAGCCTTTAAAAGATCTAGAAATACTGATGAGATGGTTGAACTGCGCATTTTGCTTCAGAGCAAGAATGCTGGTGCAGTGATTGGGAAAGGAGGCAAGAACATTAAGGCTCTGCGTACAGACTACAATGCCAGTGTTTCAGTCCCAGACAGCAGTGGCCCCGAGCGCATACTGAGTATCAGTGCTGATATTGAAACAATTGGAGAAATTCTGAAGAAAATCATCCCTACCTTGGAAGAGGGCCTGCAGTTGCCATCACCCACTGCAACCAGCCAGCTCCCGCTCGAATCTGATGCTGTGGAATGCTTAAATTACCAACACTATAAAGGAAGTGACTTTGACTGCGAGTTGAGACTGTTGATTCATCAAAGTCTGGCAGGAGGAATTATTGGTGTCAAAGGTGCTAAAATTAAAGAACTTCGAGAAAACACTCAGACAACAATCAAGCTTTTCCAGGAATGCTGCCCTCACTCTACTGACAGAGTTGTTCTTATTGGAGGAAAGCCTGATAGGGTTGTAGAGTGCATCAAGATCATCCTTGACCTTATATCTGAGTCTCCCATCAAAGGACGTGCACAGCCTTATGATCCCAACTTTTATGATGAAACCTATGATTATGGTGGTTTTACAATGATGTTTGATGACCGCCGTGGACGTCCTGTGGGATTTCCCATGCGGGGAAGAGGTGGTTTTGACAGAATGCCTCCTGGTCGGGGTGGGCGTCCCATACCTCCCTCTAGAAGAGATTATGATGATATGAGCCCTCGTCGAggacctccaccaccacctcctggtcgTGGTGGCCGGGGTGGCAGCAGAGCTCggaatcttcctcttcctccaccaccacctcccagaggGGGAGATCTAATGGCTTACGACAGAAGAGGAAGGCCTGGAGACCGCTATGATGGCATGGTTGGGTTCAGTGCTGATGAAACTTGAGACTCTGCAATTGACACATGGAGTCCATCAGAATGGCAGATGGCTTATGAACCACAGGGTGGTTCTGGATATGATTATTCCTATGCAGGGGGTCGTGGCTCATATGGTGATCTTGGCGGACCTATTATTACCACACAAGTAACTATTCCCAAAGATTTGGCTGGATCTATTATTGGCAAAGGTGGTCAGCGGATTAAACAAATCCGTCATGAGTCAGGAGCATCAATCAAAATTGATAAGCCTTTGGAAGGATCTGAAGATCGGATTATTACCATCACAGGAACACAGGACCAGATACAGAATGCACAGTATTTGCTGCAGAACAGTGTGAAGCAGTATGCAGATGTTGAAGGATTCTAATgcaagatattttttcttttttatagtgtGAAGCAGTATTCTGGAAAGTTTTTCTAAGACTAGTGAAGAACTGAAGGAGTCctgcatcttttttttaatctgcttCTGTTTAAAAagccaacattcctctgcttcatAGGTGTTCTGCATTTGAGGTGTAGTGTTGACAAGATGTATAATGTTTTAGTTACTTACAGGGTTGGGGGGAGGGCatgcaaaaacaaacattaaaaatttgaaaCCGCAGCAGAGTGagtgaatttaatttttctttattgttggtggttttaaaaaatttccccCCGTGTAATTATTGTGAACACCTTGCTTTGTGGTCACTGTAACATTGGGGGGGGACGGGGAGGAAAGTAATAGTCCACGTGTCCCCGGCATTTGTTCAGAGCAGTGTGCAGAATGTAATGCTCTTTTGTAAGAAacgttttatgatttttaaaataaatttagtgaatcaaaaaaaaatctttctttatttaattaaaatcttgtactgcatttaattttattttgtaggtGTGTCGTGGTGTACATGTGAAAGACAGAGGAAAACTGTGAAGATCAGTTCTGTCTGTCTTACTATGTGTGTCCCAGGCCTCAAACATTGGTCATTAGTCTTGACAGGGaatgtctttacctgctgagctgttgCATTTAATTATAAATCATTCTTAAATAGTACCTGATATCATCTGATTATGAAGTGTTccctataggctcatgtgttgaaaGCATAGTCCCCAGTTGGTAACactgttttactttaaaagatggGATCTAGAGGAAGGAAATCAGTGGGGTTGTGCCAGGTCTCAGTCTCTTTCTCACTTCCTGTTTACCACAAAGTGAACAGTCTTCTCCATACACCTCTACTTCCATTGCATCCTGTAAGGTATTTTTCTGGTGCATGGACAACTTGGTAATCTGGAGCCAAGGAACCACAAAGTCAACTGTGCAACAAACTTcatacaagagatttattggggaGAGACACAGAATGGTTGCTGCCTAAAGATCTGAAAACAAACCAGTCAGCTACTGGCTCATACAGAGACAGCGGAGGATTGGATAGAGGGGAGGGCTTTTATAGGCCTTTTGGAGCATGCGCAGTCGTTAATGACGAGTCATGAGGTTAGGCTTTTCCAAGTCGGGAGCTTCATGTCAACCCAGGAACAGAGTGCTCTTCCCTTGGCCCTGGCCTCAAGCTTGGGGTGAAATTAGGGTCACGGTGTTCTTTCCTTGCCCCTTTCCCCCTACGTTCCTCCATTTTTTGTTTACTACTGATATCTAATCAGGGGTTGGGAAACAGGGTGGCATTATCATTAAATTACTTCCTGCTGTATGGAGGCATCGAAGTCCATGGGGCAAGCTTGATCCTCACCACCTGAGTACAGTCAGAAGTCAAAGGCCCCTGGTTTTGTAGCCAGGGCCTGACCTGATAATCCTATAATAACAAGTGATTAAAGGTCTGGTTAGAAATCATTTGAATTTTTTGTTGAAGAAATCTAGAAAGGAGTTTATAAAACAGGGGCATGTAGgatgaggaaaagggaagaaaggtatAGTggaatttcaattgtattttaataaataagggcTGAACATctagagtaaaacagtcccactggtcagccttacagaccaggttatgacaacacacacctttaatcccagtagccacactagctgccatagaaatcgggtggtgcatgcctttaattccagtggtgtgtgcctttagtcccagtcctAGAGAGCAATATAAGACATGGGGGAGCAGCTCTCAGCCACAGTCTCATTCCgtgattcctggaggcaggatcaccatttcggactgaggtcaaggtaagagccagtagctgactggtttgttttcagttctttaggttgaaccccaatttctgaccctgagcttttaacaatgctttggaAAGAGGGTTAAGAAAGGCAttattcgccgggcggtggtggcgcacgcctttaatcccagcacttgggaggcagaggcaggcggatctctgtgagttcgagaccagcctggtctacaagagctagttccaggacaggctccaaaaccacagagaaaccctgtctcgaaaaaccaaaaaaaaaaaaaaaaaaaagaaaggcattattCAATTCCATATTGGACTGTCAACAATCCACTAACCAGAGGAATCAAGCTGCTCCTTACATTTTTGGAGATTTGACTATATCTGATTGGTTGACatagaagcaacattcttccTCCAGGAAGAGACGAAGGCCACT
The sequence above is drawn from the Chionomys nivalis chromosome 5, mChiNiv1.1, whole genome shotgun sequence genome and encodes:
- the LOC130874532 gene encoding heterogeneous nuclear ribonucleoprotein K-like, encoding METEQPEETFPNTETNGEFGKRPAEDMEEEQAFKRSRNTDEMVELRILLQSKNAGAVIGKGGKNIKALRTDYNASVSVPDSSGPERILSISADIETIGEILKKIIPTLEEGLQLPSPTATSQLPLESDAVECLNYQHYKGSDFDCELRLLIHQSLAGGIIGVKGAKIKELRENTQTTIKLFQECCPHSTDRVVLIGGKPDRVVECIKIILDLISESPIKGRAQPYDPNFYDETYDYGGFTMMFDDRRGRPVGFPMRGRGGFDRMPPGRGGRPIPPSRRDYDDMSPRRGPPPPPPGRGGRGGSRARNLPLPPPPPPRGGDLMAYDRRGRPGDRYDGMVGFSADET